A single region of the Phycisphaerae bacterium genome encodes:
- a CDS encoding uroporphyrinogen-III decarboxylase-like protein: MRLPSRLSFSAKTAILAVIMTKKEVVLESLAFRPPPYVPWAWEMTKGCQQRVREFLGTDELTEFAGSHFLDIGPAPGRFIQLDDHCVRDLFGVVWDRSVDKEVGTPREWPIRQPEELDSYQFPDPTADVWFDAIPERKAAHPDLFCRYRVGFALYERAWALRGMSDLLMDMIERPEFVDRLLDEVMEHNLAKARQAIELGADAILFGDDYGSQRGLIMGIRLWRQFIKPRLARLFAEVRDAGRVVCLHSCGCVAELFDELVEMGLQVFNPFQPEVMDIAALKKQYHGRLAFHGGMSIQKILPFGTPDEVRAETRRLIELGREGGYIVAPSHIVPPDVPPANLAAMMEVLRGQQGFPR; this comes from the coding sequence ATGCGACTTCCCTCCCGCCTTTCATTCTCGGCGAAAACGGCTATCCTCGCTGTCATCATGACCAAGAAGGAGGTCGTGCTCGAATCCCTCGCATTTCGTCCGCCGCCGTATGTGCCTTGGGCTTGGGAGATGACCAAGGGATGCCAGCAGCGGGTTCGGGAGTTCCTCGGGACGGATGAGCTGACGGAGTTCGCGGGATCCCACTTCCTGGACATCGGGCCGGCGCCCGGGCGGTTCATCCAACTTGACGACCATTGCGTGCGAGATCTGTTCGGCGTCGTCTGGGATCGATCGGTCGACAAGGAGGTCGGTACGCCGCGAGAGTGGCCTATCCGTCAGCCGGAAGAACTGGACAGCTACCAGTTCCCCGACCCGACGGCCGACGTCTGGTTCGACGCAATCCCTGAACGGAAGGCCGCCCATCCCGATCTATTCTGCCGGTACCGCGTAGGCTTTGCCCTGTACGAGCGGGCGTGGGCTCTGCGCGGTATGTCCGATCTGCTGATGGACATGATCGAGCGCCCGGAGTTTGTCGATCGACTTCTCGACGAGGTGATGGAGCACAATCTGGCCAAGGCTCGCCAAGCGATCGAACTGGGGGCCGACGCGATTCTGTTTGGTGACGACTATGGCTCACAACGTGGGCTGATCATGGGCATTCGGCTCTGGCGTCAGTTCATCAAGCCGCGCCTGGCCCGGCTGTTCGCCGAGGTCCGGGACGCGGGGCGCGTTGTCTGTCTGCACTCCTGCGGATGCGTCGCCGAGTTGTTCGACGAGTTGGTCGAGATGGGTCTGCAGGTCTTCAACCCGTTCCAGCCAGAGGTCATGGATATCGCCGCGCTGAAAAAGCAGTATCACGGGCGGCTGGCCTTCCACGGCGGCATGAGCATCCAGAAGATCCTGCCCTTCGGCACGCCCGACGAGGTTCGCGCTGAAACCCGGCGTCTGATCGAACTAGGCCGCGAGGGCGGTTACATCGTGGCTCCGTCGCACATCGTGCCGCCGGACGTCCCGCCGGCCAACCTGGCGGCCATGATGGAGGTGCTCAGGGGCCAGCAGGGATTCCCTCGTTGA
- a CDS encoding sigma-70 family RNA polymerase sigma factor, which yields MDEDAILIQRVVNGDAGAFRPLVERYQRPVLRFIANIAGDRHLSEDIGQEVFLAAYRALGSFDSARSRFVTWLFTIARNRTITAVQKRQVEYVPELPDCPAAGRPDEAAERAEWYGALDRALAGLPFEQRTAFVLAEFEGLTYEEIARVEQTRVGTVRSRISRARERLRQVLHEYGEER from the coding sequence ATGGACGAGGACGCGATCCTCATTCAGCGGGTGGTCAACGGTGACGCGGGGGCGTTCCGGCCGCTCGTGGAGCGATACCAACGGCCCGTGCTCCGGTTCATCGCTAACATCGCCGGAGATCGCCATCTCAGTGAAGACATCGGCCAGGAGGTCTTCTTGGCGGCGTACCGGGCCCTGGGATCATTCGATTCCGCGCGGAGCCGGTTCGTAACGTGGCTGTTCACTATCGCCCGGAATCGGACGATCACGGCCGTGCAGAAGCGGCAAGTCGAGTATGTGCCGGAACTGCCCGATTGTCCGGCGGCAGGGAGGCCGGATGAGGCTGCGGAGCGGGCTGAATGGTACGGGGCTCTGGACCGGGCTCTGGCCGGTCTGCCGTTTGAGCAGCGGACGGCATTCGTTCTGGCCGAGTTCGAAGGGTTGACTTACGAGGAGATTGCCCGGGTAGAGCAGACTCGCGTGGGGACGGTTCGATCGCGCATCAGCCGGGCTCGGGAGAGACTCCGGCAGGTGCTGCACGAATATGGAGAAGAGCGATGA
- the lepB gene encoding signal peptidase I, which yields MRKPSTALELSLVLTGLGQVYCGRIGRGLALMFLAALCLPALIVPLFHGPSMHAFCVVLVLSSILYVGTIVDAYRLAKRTPPAYQLKDYNRPYVYVLFILLFTGGAVACAFNVRSSLMQAFCVPSGSCFPSIMPGDRLLASKIAYDDHDPERGDVIIFRPPDNRRVFAVKRIVALAGDRVEIRGGQLYINEQACPRQEVGARTLQLKDRPVAGAVFRETNGTAAYSVFLSNDAKDQPADFGPFTVPRYCCFVLGDNRANSSDSRRFGPISVTSIVGKAEYLYWPVDSWSRFGRLE from the coding sequence ATGCGAAAGCCATCGACCGCTCTTGAGCTGTCGCTGGTCCTGACCGGCCTGGGACAGGTGTATTGCGGTCGAATCGGACGCGGCTTGGCGCTCATGTTCCTGGCCGCGCTATGTCTTCCTGCGCTCATCGTGCCCCTGTTTCATGGGCCGTCGATGCACGCCTTCTGTGTAGTCCTGGTGCTATCTTCGATCCTGTACGTCGGCACAATTGTAGATGCTTATCGTCTCGCCAAGCGGACTCCCCCGGCGTATCAGCTCAAGGACTATAACCGTCCGTACGTGTACGTGCTGTTCATCCTGCTGTTTACGGGGGGCGCCGTCGCGTGCGCGTTCAACGTTCGATCGTCCCTGATGCAAGCCTTCTGTGTGCCGTCCGGTTCCTGCTTCCCCTCGATCATGCCGGGCGACCGTCTGTTGGCCAGCAAGATCGCGTACGACGATCATGATCCTGAACGCGGCGACGTGATCATCTTCCGACCGCCGGACAATCGGCGCGTTTTCGCGGTCAAGAGGATCGTGGCTCTGGCGGGCGACCGAGTGGAGATCCGAGGCGGGCAGCTCTACATCAACGAACAAGCGTGTCCGCGGCAGGAAGTTGGAGCCCGCACGCTTCAGCTCAAGGATCGTCCGGTCGCGGGAGCTGTCTTTCGCGAAACGAATGGAACGGCCGCCTATTCGGTCTTTTTGAGCAATGACGCAAAGGACCAACCGGCTGACTTCGGCCCGTTCACGGTGCCCAGATATTGCTGCTTTGTGCTGGGCGACAATCGGGCGAATTCCTCCGACAGCCGCCGCTTCGGCCCTATCTCGGTGACAAGCATTGTCGGCAAGGCTGAATACCTCTACTGGCCAGTGGATTCGTGGTCGCGGTTCGGCAGGTTGGAGTGA